In bacterium, a genomic segment contains:
- the ccsA gene encoding cytochrome c biogenesis protein CcsA, with product MIFFKIALFFYLLSAILFFIKKRWIFFPIVGLIFHITGLVLYSLKLGRPPFASLYESILFFSLLIILFFLLFKLWEVGGYILLIASIGLFYIVSSPSSPSPLMPALRSFWLPIHVVLCFLSYTFFTLGGTLGLGFLMGKESIFKTLFAFVKGGFIFLTFGIITGSIWAYDAWGRYWGWDPKEVWALITWLYYSLFFHIRLVGAGKRLLSYLAIIGIFVILFTFLAVNFLFSGLHSYL from the coding sequence ATGATATTTTTTAAAATAGCCCTTTTTTTCTATCTTCTTTCTGCCATCCTTTTCTTTATTAAAAAAAGATGGATTTTTTTTCCTATTGTTGGCTTAATTTTTCATATAACAGGCCTAGTTTTATATAGCCTTAAGTTAGGAAGGCCTCCATTTGCAAGCCTTTATGAGTCTATTCTTTTCTTTTCTCTATTGATAATTCTTTTCTTCCTCCTTTTTAAGCTTTGGGAGGTAGGTGGATATATCTTGCTGATTGCCTCTATTGGACTTTTTTATATTGTTTCTTCTCCATCTTCTCCTAGCCCTTTAATGCCAGCCTTAAGAAGCTTTTGGCTTCCTATTCATGTTGTCTTATGCTTTTTATCCTATACATTTTTTACACTAGGAGGGACATTAGGGCTAGGTTTTTTGATGGGAAAAGAATCTATATTTAAAACCCTCTTTGCCTTTGTTAAAGGAGGCTTTATCTTTCTTACATTTGGAATTATTACAGGCTCTATCTGGGCATACGATGCCTGGGGAAGGTATTGGGGATGGGATCCAAAAGAAGTTTGGGCATTGATTACCTGGCTATACTATAGCCTATTTTTCCATATAAGGCTTGTTGGAGCAGGTAAAAGGCTTCTTTCATATTTGGCTATAATTGGCATATTTGTTATACTTTTTACCTTCCTTGCTGTCAATTTCTTATTTTCTGGA